One region of Streptomyces davaonensis JCM 4913 genomic DNA includes:
- a CDS encoding ABC transporter ATP-binding protein produces MTPPPGALLAAEGLRKAYGPTVALDGAEFSVHPGEVVAVMGPSGSGKSTLLHCLAGIVPPDSGSILYAGRELATMSDAERSQLRRSEFGFVFQFGQLVPELTCVENVALPLRLNGTSRKEAERTALSWMERLEVDDLRKKRPGEVSGGQGQRVAVARALVTSPRVLFADEPTGALDSLNGERVMELLTEAARSTNAAVVLVTHEARVAAYSDREIVVRDGRSRDMERIV; encoded by the coding sequence GTGACGCCGCCCCCTGGTGCCCTGCTCGCGGCCGAGGGGCTGCGCAAGGCGTACGGTCCGACCGTCGCGCTCGACGGCGCCGAGTTCTCCGTGCATCCCGGAGAGGTCGTCGCCGTGATGGGGCCGTCCGGCTCCGGCAAGTCCACGCTGCTGCACTGCCTGGCCGGCATCGTGCCGCCGGACTCCGGCTCCATCCTGTACGCCGGGCGGGAGCTGGCCACGATGAGCGACGCCGAGCGCAGTCAGCTGCGGCGCTCGGAGTTCGGGTTCGTCTTCCAGTTCGGCCAGTTGGTGCCCGAGCTGACCTGCGTCGAGAACGTCGCCCTGCCGCTCAGGCTGAACGGCACCTCCCGCAAGGAGGCCGAGCGGACCGCGCTGTCATGGATGGAACGGCTGGAGGTCGACGATCTGCGCAAGAAGCGGCCCGGCGAGGTCTCCGGCGGCCAGGGCCAGCGCGTCGCGGTCGCCCGTGCGCTGGTCACCAGCCCCCGGGTGCTGTTCGCGGACGAGCCGACCGGCGCGCTGGACTCCCTCAACGGCGAGCGCGTGATGGAGCTGCTCACGGAGGCCGCGCGGTCCACCAACGCCGCCGTCGTGCTGGTCACGCACGAGGCGCGGGTGGCCGCCTACTCCGACCGCGAGATCGTCGTACGGGACGGGCGGTCCCGGGACATGGAGCGGATCGTATGA
- a CDS encoding ABC transporter permease has product MNQWGRDLALGFRFAFAGGREGWTRALLTAVGVGLGVALLLLTTAIPNALAARDDRANDRTDITYSGQVPAKADDTLVVADADTDFRGADIRGRTLEPEGPRAPLPPGVDSFPAVGEMVVSPALKRLLESDGGALLRERLPDRIVGTIGDSGLVGSADLTFYRGGQGIGQYVDGAQVTRIDRYGDPDPYETDMDPVLVLLVLVVFVALLMPVAVFIAAAVRFGGERRDRRLAALRLVGSDGRMTRRIAAGEALAGALLGLVLGTVFFLIGRQIAGSVEVFRFSVFPADLNPSPALALLVAVLVPAAAVLVTLLALRGVVIEPLGVVRTAKPTRRRLWWRLLLPLGGLAMLYPMIGQGNDDGEFNQYLVIGGVMLLLVGVTALLPWVVETVVARLGGGGVAWQLAVRRLQLSSGTAARLVNGVAVAVAGAIALQMLFAGVEKDYTKDTGYDLTTAQMEVTTGGGVELAHATEQLRRTEGVRQVVSHSEGYLGDTRLDPARTSEVTVGGCAALREVADLPTCRDGDVFAVRDAEWDTDTPQLARPGTTLYLDPSYEGDVRGREVAWKVPEGIRKVATHKDLSGRERGGFLITPKALPEAARPAMTGRAYIGLDASVPDARERVRNTAAALGPLVLPHDWSATQSNERYDSIRTGLFVGAVCVLLLIGSSLLVSQLEQLRERKKLLSALVAFGTRRRTLSLSVLWQTAIPVALGLLLASAVGLTLGAVLLRMTDTKVRVDWASLLSMTGAAAVVVLAVTLLSLPPLLRLMRPDGLRTE; this is encoded by the coding sequence ATGAACCAGTGGGGGAGGGACCTCGCCCTCGGTTTCCGATTCGCCTTCGCGGGCGGGCGCGAGGGCTGGACCCGGGCCCTGCTGACGGCCGTCGGGGTCGGCCTCGGCGTGGCGCTGCTGCTGCTGACGACCGCGATCCCGAACGCGCTGGCGGCCCGCGACGACCGGGCCAACGACCGCACGGACATCACCTACAGCGGCCAGGTGCCCGCCAAGGCGGACGACACCCTCGTGGTCGCGGACGCCGACACCGACTTCCGTGGCGCGGACATCCGCGGCCGGACCCTGGAGCCCGAGGGCCCGCGCGCCCCGCTGCCGCCCGGGGTGGACAGCTTCCCGGCGGTCGGCGAGATGGTGGTCTCCCCCGCGCTGAAGCGGCTGCTGGAGTCGGACGGCGGCGCACTGCTGCGCGAGCGGCTGCCGGACCGGATCGTCGGAACCATCGGCGACAGCGGCCTGGTCGGCTCGGCCGATCTCACCTTCTACCGGGGCGGCCAGGGCATCGGACAGTACGTCGACGGCGCCCAGGTGACCCGCATCGACCGCTACGGCGACCCGGACCCGTACGAGACCGACATGGACCCGGTGCTGGTCCTGCTGGTCCTCGTCGTGTTCGTCGCGCTGCTGATGCCGGTCGCGGTGTTCATCGCGGCGGCCGTGCGGTTCGGCGGCGAGCGGCGCGACCGGCGCCTGGCCGCCCTGCGCCTGGTGGGTTCCGACGGGCGGATGACCCGCCGGATCGCGGCCGGCGAGGCCCTCGCGGGCGCACTGCTCGGACTGGTCCTCGGTACGGTCTTCTTCCTGATCGGACGTCAGATCGCGGGCTCCGTCGAGGTGTTCCGGTTCAGCGTCTTCCCGGCCGACCTCAACCCCTCCCCCGCGCTCGCCCTGCTGGTGGCCGTCCTGGTCCCGGCCGCGGCGGTGCTGGTGACGCTGCTCGCACTGCGCGGGGTGGTCATCGAGCCGCTCGGCGTGGTGCGCACGGCGAAGCCCACGCGGCGCAGGCTGTGGTGGCGGCTGCTGCTGCCGCTCGGCGGACTCGCCATGCTCTACCCGATGATCGGCCAGGGCAACGACGACGGCGAGTTCAACCAGTACCTCGTCATCGGCGGTGTGATGCTGCTGCTGGTCGGGGTGACCGCCCTGCTCCCCTGGGTGGTGGAGACGGTCGTCGCCCGGCTCGGCGGCGGTGGCGTGGCCTGGCAACTGGCGGTACGACGGCTCCAGTTGAGCAGCGGTACGGCCGCCCGGCTGGTCAACGGCGTCGCGGTGGCGGTGGCCGGTGCCATCGCCCTTCAGATGCTGTTCGCCGGGGTGGAGAAGGACTACACCAAGGACACCGGCTACGACCTGACCACGGCGCAGATGGAGGTGACCACGGGCGGCGGCGTCGAACTCGCCCATGCCACCGAGCAGTTGCGGCGCACGGAGGGTGTGCGCCAGGTGGTCTCCCACTCCGAGGGCTACCTGGGCGACACCCGCCTGGACCCGGCGCGCACCTCCGAGGTGACCGTAGGCGGCTGCGCGGCGCTGCGCGAGGTGGCGGACCTGCCCACGTGCCGGGACGGCGACGTCTTCGCCGTCCGCGACGCCGAGTGGGACACCGACACGCCCCAACTGGCCCGCCCCGGGACGACGCTGTACCTGGACCCGAGCTACGAGGGCGACGTCCGCGGTCGCGAGGTCGCCTGGAAGGTGCCGGAGGGCATCCGCAAGGTGGCCACGCACAAGGACCTCAGCGGGCGGGAGCGCGGCGGCTTCCTGATCACCCCGAAGGCGCTGCCCGAGGCGGCCCGGCCGGCGATGACCGGACGCGCGTACATCGGCCTCGACGCCTCCGTTCCCGACGCCCGTGAGCGGGTCCGCAACACCGCGGCGGCCCTGGGTCCCCTGGTGCTCCCCCATGACTGGTCGGCGACGCAGAGCAACGAACGCTACGACTCCATCCGCACCGGCCTGTTCGTCGGCGCCGTATGCGTGCTGCTGCTGATCGGTTCTAGCCTGCTGGTGTCGCAGCTGGAGCAGTTGCGGGAGCGCAAGAAGCTGCTGTCGGCGCTGGTCGCCTTCGGCACCCGGCGGCGCACGCTGAGCCTGTCGGTGCTGTGGCAGACGGCGATCCCGGTCGCGCTGGGCCTGCTGCTGGCCTCCGCGGTGGGCCTGACGCTCGGCGCGGTCCTGCTGCGGATGACGGACACCAAGGTCCGGGTGGACTGGGCGAGCCTGCTGTCGATGACGGGCGCCGCCGCCGTGGTCGTCCTCGCGGTGACTCTGCTCAGCCTGCCGCCGCTGCTGCGGCTGATGCGGCCGGACGGGCTACGCACGGAGTGA
- a CDS encoding roadblock/LC7 domain-containing protein, producing the protein MDHEALAREMRGLREQVTGITDTAVAAADGLLIAADTADSIDAECLAALAAAGLGLARRTVQTAERGALRRTVTYGSGGCAAFYAVGDTALMVVLGDEGMDLDRLHQATQPALRRIDSILTSPAKATEGV; encoded by the coding sequence ATGGACCACGAAGCGCTGGCACGCGAAATGCGCGGTCTGCGCGAACAGGTGACCGGAATCACCGACACTGCGGTCGCCGCGGCCGATGGACTGCTCATCGCCGCCGACACCGCCGACTCCATCGACGCGGAGTGCCTCGCGGCGCTCGCAGCGGCCGGCCTCGGCCTCGCCCGGCGGACCGTGCAGACCGCCGAACGCGGCGCCCTGCGCCGGACGGTGACGTACGGCAGCGGCGGCTGTGCCGCCTTCTACGCCGTCGGCGACACCGCGCTGATGGTCGTCCTCGGCGACGAGGGCATGGACCTGGACCGGCTGCACCAGGCGACCCAGCCGGCCCTGCGCCGCATCGACTCGATCCTGACAAGTCCCGCGAAAGCAACGGAAGGTGTCTGA
- a CDS encoding MarR family transcriptional regulator, with product MSGYDHLAPALAGCGRDGFTGALCVAGTPGGTVHFRDGLVVAAESPGAPGPEALLLRSGRISAEQWAALLAESGGAHWPVAALVAHGYAGDATLRVVCVMALHDAVFAIAAGRVEEWRRTLDDADPFAPVAVGEPVDRLLQDTARRIAAVQQLNHPVHPDRERPLPLVQPDGPLTPLQRDLLTHADGRSTARDLAFRTGRSVYTVTVEVARMLADGLLECAPEPRPVRIRTPPEGVRRRIPETPESPPEPPLEPPPTPTALPRRDPGASGIADVLAPERSAAGWKWFFRLRNGAARGSGGTV from the coding sequence ATGTCGGGCTACGACCACCTGGCACCGGCCCTGGCGGGCTGCGGGCGCGACGGCTTCACGGGGGCACTGTGCGTCGCCGGAACCCCCGGCGGCACCGTCCACTTCAGGGACGGCCTCGTCGTCGCCGCCGAGTCGCCCGGCGCCCCGGGCCCCGAGGCACTGCTGCTGCGCTCCGGCCGGATCAGCGCGGAACAGTGGGCCGCGCTGCTGGCCGAGTCCGGTGGCGCGCACTGGCCGGTCGCCGCACTGGTCGCCCACGGCTACGCGGGCGACGCCACTCTGCGGGTGGTCTGTGTGATGGCGCTGCACGACGCCGTGTTCGCCATCGCGGCGGGCCGCGTGGAGGAGTGGCGGCGCACCCTCGACGACGCCGACCCGTTCGCGCCGGTCGCGGTCGGCGAGCCCGTCGACCGGCTGCTTCAGGACACCGCCCGCCGGATCGCCGCCGTCCAGCAGCTGAACCACCCCGTGCACCCCGACCGCGAGCGCCCCCTGCCCCTAGTGCAGCCGGACGGCCCGCTCACCCCGCTCCAGCGCGATCTGCTCACCCACGCCGACGGGCGCTCCACCGCCCGCGACCTCGCCTTCCGCACCGGGCGAAGCGTCTACACCGTCACCGTCGAGGTCGCGCGGATGCTCGCCGACGGCCTCCTGGAGTGCGCCCCGGAACCCCGACCGGTCCGGATCCGCACACCCCCCGAGGGCGTCCGCCGCCGTATCCCGGAGACCCCCGAGTCACCACCCGAGCCACCGCTCGAACCGCCCCCCACGCCAACTGCCCTGCCCCGCCGTGACCCGGGCGCCAGTGGCATCGCCGATGTGCTCGCCCCGGAACGCTCGGCGGCGGGCTGGAAATGGTTCTTCCGCCTGCGCAACGGAGCCGCCAGAGGAAGCGGGGGAACAGTGTGA